CACGCCGGCCATGATCGTTTTGTGCGCCAGCGGCAGATCCACGCGCCAGAGCAGGTAGCGGGGGGTTGCCCCAAAGGCCATTGCCGCCTCGCGCACGGTTTCCGGCACCTGTTGCAGGCCCAGAACGGTAAAGCGAATGACCGGCGGGCTGCCAAAGATCATGGTCGCGACGACGCCTGCCGGCTTACCGGACCCGATGAACGCGACAACCGGGATGAGATAGACGAAGGACGGCATGGACTGCATGAAGTCCAGGATCGGACGAACCACGGCAAAGACCTTGGGCCTGCGCGCGCAGTAGATGCCAAGCGGGATGCCAAGTGTGATCGAAATCAGCGCTGCGGCCCCGAGCAGCGCAATCGTTGTCATCGCCTTTTCCCAGAAATCGAGCAGGCCAAGATAGGCCAGAGCAGCGCCGGTAAAGATCGCGACACGCGGGCCAGCGGACAACCAGGCCAGCATGACAATGACGAGGGCCACAACCGGCCAGGGGGTGTCGACCAGGACAACCTCGATCCAGTCAAGCAGAGTGCGCATGCCATAGGTCAGCCCGTCAAAAAACCCGCGACCGGCGGTTTTGGTCCAGTCGAACGCCACCTGAATGCCGTCGCCCACGTTCAAACGCCAATCACGGTTGGTGGGGAACTGTTTGAGCAGGCCGATAGCGTCAGGCTGCGCAAACTTGATGGTCGACAGAACCGTGACCGCTCCAAATACGGCAATGGACAACCCCATCCGGGGTATTGACCAGCCGCTGGCCACCGACCGATCCGAGCGCCAGCGGGCGAATTGCCCCTCTAGCGTCCAGTTGGCG
Above is a window of Falsiruegeria litorea R37 DNA encoding:
- a CDS encoding ABC transporter permease yields the protein MKHVDVKDIQPETAERLSGLVGEFVGQGQDYYRQVFAYMMEAPGFRFTFNIAAGLLGPIWFGARGLWSWFLSFMVLETLAWIQIGQGLFGDLGREARTRADQIAQTLELRRQQIEAAEASGSGSLDALKRAATSLENAMTEAQATAAAADASGTVYLIVGVVLLLAVKGLAASVANWTLEGQFARWRSDRSVASGWSIPRMGLSIAVFGAVTVLSTIKFAQPDAIGLLKQFPTNRDWRLNVGDGIQVAFDWTKTAGRGFFDGLTYGMRTLLDWIEVVLVDTPWPVVALVIVMLAWLSAGPRVAIFTGAALAYLGLLDFWEKAMTTIALLGAAALISITLGIPLGIYCARRPKVFAVVRPILDFMQSMPSFVYLIPVVAFIGSGKPAGVVATMIFGSPPVIRFTVLGLQQVPETVREAAMAFGATPRYLLWRVDLPLAHKTIMAGVNQTILLSLAMVVVASLIGAKGLGEDVLEALQYAAAGQGILAGLAILFCALILDRIVAGKR